The sequence TTTTGCAAATCGAACCCAATCAAGTTGGTGTCAAAGCCACTACCAATGAAAAATTGGGTCCCGTTGGTGAAGAAAAAGGAATATGTGCTTATGCTGTAGTTTTATTAGTTGTTAGTGGTTAGTTGTTAGTTGTCAGTGGTTGGTTATTATTTAATAACTGTTCGCTGATAACTTATAACTGTTCACTGTTCACTGTTCACTGAAATTATTCGTATATCTACCTAAATGCTAAGATTTGTTTCTTTAATTCCTAAATTTCGGCGTTTGCGTTTACCAATTATTCTGGCAGCCATAACTGCACTTTTTGTTGCCGCCTGTAATCCCAGTAACTTCAGAACTGAAGCAGCAGAAACAAAGCCATTAATCCTAAGTATTCTCAGCGATCCCAAAACTTTTAACTACGCTCTTTCTCAAGAGTCACCGAATATTTTTCCCTATACTTTTGAAGGTTTAACTACTCTAAATCCACTCACTGGAGAAATCGAACCAGGGTTAGCTGAATCTTGGGAAATAGCTGATGATGGTTTGCGGTTTGTTTTTACGTTACGAGAAAATTTGAAGTGGTCTGACGCTCAACCTTTAACTGCTGAAGACGTTGTATTTAGCTACAACGATATTTACTTTAATAAAGAAATTCCCACTGATGTTAAAGACGGTTTAAAAATGGGTGATAAAGGTATATTACCCAAGGTCAGAAAACTTGACGAGCGGAGGGTCGAATTTGCTTTACCAGAACCTTTCCGACCTTTCTTACAAAATATGACAACGCCTATTTTACCGAAACATGCTTTACAGGAATCGGTAGAAAAAAAAGATTCCGAAGGGAAGCCATTATTTTTACAAAAATGGGGTGTTGATACTCCCGTTAACGAGATTGTGACTAATGGTCCTTATAAGTTGGGACGTTACAATACTACTCAACGGATTGTATTCGAGCGCAATCCTTATTACTGGAAAAAAGATAAGCCATTAATTGACAAAGTAAATTGGGAAATTGTTGAATCTCAAGATACTTCTTTACTGCAATTTCGTTCTGGTAGCTTGGATTATATCGGCGTAACACCAGATTATTTCTCTTTACTGAAACGAGAAGAAAAGCGCGGTAATTTTGATATTAAAAATGGCGGTCCTGCTACTGGTACATCTTTTGTATTTTTTAATTTAAACAAAGGCAGCAGAAACGGTAAACCTTTAGTCGATCCAGTAAAATCTAAATGGTTTAATACCAAAGAATTTCGTCAAGCTGTAGCTTACGCTATCGACCGCGAAACCATGATTAACAATACATTTCGTGGTTTAGGAAAAAAACAAAATTCACCAATTTCCGTACAAAGTCCCTATTATCTGCCTCCGGAAAAAGGATTAAAAGTTTACGATTATAATCCAGAAAAAGCGCAAGAATTGCTCAAAAAAGCTGGATTTAAATACAATTCCCAAGGTCAATTATTAGACAAAGATGGAAATCGCGTCCGCTTCACTTTACTGACTAATTCCGGTAATAAAATCCGCGAGGCAATGGGAGCGCAAATTAAATCGGATTTGAGTAAAATCGGTATTCAAGTTGATTTTACTCCTCTTGCTTGGAATACTTATTTAGATAAAATTTCCAATAGCTTAGACTTTGAAATGTCATTGATTGGTTTAACTGGTGGTTTGGAACCAAATGATGGTGCCAACGTATGGAAGCCTGAAGGTGGATTGCATATGTTTAACCAAAAACCTCAAGCCGGACAAAAACCAATTGAAGGTTGGGAAGTTGCTCCTTGGGAAAAAGAAATTGCTCGACTTTATGTCAAAGCTACACAAGAATTAGACGAAGAAAAAGTTAAAGAAATATACGCTGAAACTCAAAAAATAACCCAGGAGAATTTACCTTTTATCTACCTGGTTAATCCTCTTTCATTAGGAGCCATACGCAATAATATTGAAGGCACCAAATTTAATGCAATCGGTGGTGCTTTCTGGAATATTGAAGAAGTTAAATTAACGAAAGAGTAATAAATTGGGAATTGGTATTTGGTAATTGGTAATTGGGTTTCTCCCTATTATCCATTACCTATTACCCATTACCTATTTACCTATTACCCAAATAAACTATGACCGAAGAAAAAGCTCTACAATCTCTTTTAAA comes from Rivularia sp. PCC 7116 and encodes:
- a CDS encoding ABC transporter substrate-binding protein — encoded protein: MLRFVSLIPKFRRLRLPIILAAITALFVAACNPSNFRTEAAETKPLILSILSDPKTFNYALSQESPNIFPYTFEGLTTLNPLTGEIEPGLAESWEIADDGLRFVFTLRENLKWSDAQPLTAEDVVFSYNDIYFNKEIPTDVKDGLKMGDKGILPKVRKLDERRVEFALPEPFRPFLQNMTTPILPKHALQESVEKKDSEGKPLFLQKWGVDTPVNEIVTNGPYKLGRYNTTQRIVFERNPYYWKKDKPLIDKVNWEIVESQDTSLLQFRSGSLDYIGVTPDYFSLLKREEKRGNFDIKNGGPATGTSFVFFNLNKGSRNGKPLVDPVKSKWFNTKEFRQAVAYAIDRETMINNTFRGLGKKQNSPISVQSPYYLPPEKGLKVYDYNPEKAQELLKKAGFKYNSQGQLLDKDGNRVRFTLLTNSGNKIREAMGAQIKSDLSKIGIQVDFTPLAWNTYLDKISNSLDFEMSLIGLTGGLEPNDGANVWKPEGGLHMFNQKPQAGQKPIEGWEVAPWEKEIARLYVKATQELDEEKVKEIYAETQKITQENLPFIYLVNPLSLGAIRNNIEGTKFNAIGGAFWNIEEVKLTKE